In one Sporomusa sphaeroides DSM 2875 genomic region, the following are encoded:
- a CDS encoding LysR family transcriptional regulator → MDIQLFQTFLMVAKLGNMTQAAEQLNFTQPTVTGQIRALEQAFGVMLFDRVGKKLFITDAGRELIAYAEKLLAIYDEAHKALSAHPGNIKIGISTTTVNYILAPYLQTFQQQVPHCSVTMEMCSHAATVPKGIAENRFDLGIIQKELSLDYLTGFEVFKEQLVWVVHPMVAEKFKHSTDILEYPLLGYKAGGLFRSLYDKTLGRKKSEPSIVYNDAEAMKNSILQGLGCGALPLNLVKNLLADGSLIEFTNVPRPEFSVWVVYHKEKKLSRAAMKLIDILKGEKSGTTE, encoded by the coding sequence ATGGACATTCAGCTTTTCCAGACTTTTTTGATGGTCGCAAAACTTGGCAACATGACTCAAGCGGCAGAACAATTGAACTTTACCCAGCCAACGGTTACTGGGCAGATACGCGCGTTAGAGCAAGCCTTTGGCGTCATGCTATTTGACCGGGTCGGGAAAAAACTGTTTATTACTGATGCTGGACGGGAATTGATTGCTTACGCGGAAAAGCTATTGGCGATCTATGATGAGGCTCACAAGGCATTAAGCGCTCATCCGGGGAATATCAAAATTGGCATTTCGACAACCACAGTCAATTATATTTTGGCGCCCTATCTCCAGACCTTTCAACAACAAGTACCCCATTGCTCAGTTACTATGGAAATGTGCTCTCATGCAGCCACTGTTCCAAAAGGCATTGCGGAAAATCGCTTTGATTTGGGAATTATTCAAAAAGAACTGTCGTTGGATTATCTGACTGGATTTGAAGTCTTCAAAGAGCAATTGGTTTGGGTCGTACATCCAATGGTTGCTGAAAAATTCAAGCACAGCACGGACATTTTGGAATATCCTCTGTTGGGCTATAAAGCAGGGGGATTATTTCGCTCGTTATATGACAAAACGCTTGGACGGAAAAAAAGTGAACCGTCCATTGTCTACAACGATGCGGAAGCCATGAAAAACTCTATTTTACAGGGATTGGGATGTGGTGCCTTGCCGCTAAATCTGGTCAAAAACCTGCTTGCAGACGGCTCGTTAATTGAGTTTACGAATGTTCCCCGGCCAGAGTTTAGTGTCTGGGTCGTATATCACAAGGAAAAGAAATTATCGCGAGCTGCAATGAAGCTGATTGATATTCTGAAAGGCGAAAAGAGCGGCACGACAGAATAA
- a CDS encoding MarR family winged helix-turn-helix transcriptional regulator produces the protein MEKENISLTERFIMLSRLFMQKHHQMGASHLHDPYRGQGRILSLLKMQPEMSQKKLAYLLGIRPQSLGELLTKLEQNGYITRTPSAEDKRAMDIKLTDEGAKVAAENEQRRAQKLAADEMFQSLNKEEQEILAGYLDRIIATLKETLGGEQPDFHGHGPHAHCFAGRHMGFGRRGREDF, from the coding sequence ATGGAAAAAGAAAATATCAGCTTAACTGAAAGATTCATCATGCTTAGTCGTTTATTCATGCAAAAGCACCATCAGATGGGGGCAAGCCATCTTCATGATCCTTATCGCGGGCAAGGCCGAATTCTGTCTTTGCTCAAGATGCAACCGGAAATGAGCCAAAAGAAACTCGCGTATTTACTTGGCATACGACCACAATCTTTGGGAGAATTATTGACTAAACTGGAACAAAACGGTTATATCACCCGCACACCCTCAGCTGAAGACAAGCGCGCCATGGATATCAAGTTAACAGATGAAGGGGCAAAGGTGGCTGCAGAGAATGAACAGCGGCGTGCCCAAAAACTCGCAGCAGACGAGATGTTCCAAAGCTTGAACAAAGAGGAACAAGAGATTTTGGCTGGGTATCTAGACCGCATTATTGCTACGTTAAAAGAAACACTTGGCGGCGAACAACCTGATTTTCACGGACATGGGCCGCACGCGCATTGTTTTGCAGGCCGTCATATGGGGTTTGGCCGGCGTGGTAGAGAAGATTTCTAA
- a CDS encoding antibiotic biosynthesis monooxygenase family protein has product MILVLFEVTVKKSYIDEYLALAADLKNELVKSVGFIRAERFASLVNEGKLLSLSVWENEEAVSKWRNQTEHRMSQRQGYASMFESYTITVASQLRSYSNSERSDAPADSNRLLSQ; this is encoded by the coding sequence GTGATATTAGTTTTATTTGAAGTTACAGTTAAAAAGAGTTATATAGATGAGTATCTTGCCTTAGCTGCTGACCTTAAAAATGAGCTTGTAAAAAGTGTAGGATTCATACGTGCAGAGCGTTTCGCCAGTCTTGTAAATGAAGGAAAACTGCTTAGTCTGTCTGTTTGGGAAAACGAGGAAGCGGTAAGTAAATGGCGCAATCAAACAGAACATCGTATGAGTCAGCGACAGGGATATGCTTCAATGTTTGAAAGCTACACTATTACAGTTGCGTCTCAACTTCGCAGTTATAGCAATAGCGAACGGTCAGATGCTCCGGCAGATTCCAATAGGTTACTTAGCCAGTAA